A window from Candidatus Diapherotrites archaeon encodes these proteins:
- a CDS encoding ribbon-helix-helix domain-containing protein, which translates to MKNRRGKLGVFEVEKAPAEDLPQKEKRTDRAGRTAMPFWVPLAARKQLRVMAAEMDTTQQELMRIALNDLFKKHGKPPIA; encoded by the coding sequence ATGAAAAACAGGCGTGGGAAGCTCGGGGTTTTTGAGGTTGAGAAGGCTCCGGCAGAAGATCTGCCTCAAAAGGAGAAGCGTACTGATCGGGCCGGTCGCACCGCCATGCCTTTTTGGGTCCCCCTGGCTGCCAGAAAACAGCTTAGGGTCATGGCCGCGGAGATGGACACCACGCAGCAGGAACTGATGCGAATCGCCCTGAACGATTTATTTAAAAAGCACGGAAAGCCGCCGATTGCTTAG
- a CDS encoding RAMP superfamily CRISPR-associated protein: MPQGESFWNPYRLVPVRLTTRDYPKRQAPNTHERFTGKNGILHCTLENLTLLFIPDHHNNSQFCHRKMEDGERLIIPGSSLKGMLRSLAELVGGGCFSTCPDERKKQKKGVPLYCLKLPQEYKPCQEARNLCVTCRIFGMMEREEQSRVHQGQVNISDAVIKEPLDTWQTQECQALLEGPKPTHTAFYTTPTTGKADGLARKMYFHQPRGRHSVLEVPPDIPQKHKDKIRTINALKPGHKFDFQVSFANLQEEELGLLVYVLALENSEQDQRTKKIGDEGPTLHGPMRHKLGLGKPLGMGSCAITVNRLSYLSPAHRRLESSQAIVPTQYEGAALTTEIRRLTREFVVDNSVTMQHLRKMMVWDESDPRDFRYPRFLWFKIKEQDAFKSHPEHGHLPLKKI; this comes from the coding sequence AAGAATGGCATTCTTCATTGCACCTTGGAGAATCTCACCCTTCTGTTTATCCCTGATCACCATAACAATAGCCAATTTTGCCACCGTAAGATGGAGGATGGGGAACGGTTAATCATTCCCGGCAGTTCTTTGAAAGGCATGTTGCGCTCTCTAGCGGAGTTGGTAGGAGGGGGTTGCTTTAGCACCTGTCCCGATGAACGGAAAAAGCAAAAGAAAGGTGTTCCATTGTATTGCTTGAAACTTCCGCAAGAGTATAAACCTTGTCAAGAAGCCAGGAATTTATGCGTTACTTGTAGAATTTTCGGAATGATGGAGAGAGAGGAACAATCCCGGGTGCATCAGGGTCAGGTGAACATTAGCGATGCTGTCATAAAAGAACCGCTTGATACCTGGCAGACCCAAGAGTGTCAAGCTCTGTTGGAGGGACCTAAGCCGACTCATACCGCATTTTATACTACACCCACCACTGGAAAAGCCGATGGTTTGGCCCGTAAAATGTATTTCCATCAGCCTCGCGGTCGTCATTCAGTTTTAGAGGTCCCTCCTGATATTCCCCAAAAACATAAGGATAAAATCCGAACCATAAATGCTCTCAAGCCTGGACATAAATTTGATTTTCAGGTCAGCTTTGCCAACCTCCAAGAGGAAGAACTGGGCCTTTTGGTTTACGTGCTCGCTCTTGAGAACTCGGAACAGGATCAGCGCACTAAGAAGATCGGCGACGAAGGACCGACTCTCCATGGACCCATGCGGCATAAGTTGGGGCTGGGCAAACCCCTGGGGATGGGGAGCTGCGCCATCACTGTCAACCGATTGAGCTATCTCTCTCCAGCTCACCGGCGCCTGGAATCATCGCAGGCAATAGTCCCCACCCAATATGAGGGGGCGGCATTGACAACGGAAATCCGCCGACTGACTCGAGAGTTTGTGGTGGATAATTCCGTGACTATGCAGCATCTGCGCAAGATGATGGTTTGGGACGAATCAGACCCCCGGGATTTTCGCTATCCCAGGTTCTTGTGGTTCAAGATTAAAGAACAGGATGCTTTTAAATCCCATCCAGAACATGGACACTTACCCCTGAAAAAAATCTAA
- the parA gene encoding ParA family partition ATPase: MTKIVNGSINHHITWLYGIQWRYFLKTLAILAQKGGSGKTTLAVHMAVCAARQNMSTALIDIDPQDSAYKWNESRPDERKLDATKADPGQIPAFLKQAKSGGIDLVIIDTAPHSDQAAAIAAQLADLILIPCRPARFDLEAIASTIQIAKLAKKSAAVVINAAPRGRLAEEARAALVQQGITVVEPVLHQRVAYSHAVIDGRSVHEYEPGGKAAGEIDELYNYITRLLGNMKRRGRAA, from the coding sequence TTGACGAAAATAGTGAACGGTAGTATAAATCACCATATTACCTGGTTATATGGTATACAATGGAGGTACTTCTTGAAGACCCTCGCAATCCTTGCCCAGAAAGGTGGTAGCGGTAAAACCACCCTCGCCGTCCATATGGCCGTCTGCGCTGCCAGACAAAACATGTCCACGGCTTTAATCGACATTGATCCGCAAGACTCGGCTTACAAGTGGAACGAAAGCCGCCCGGATGAGCGAAAGCTTGATGCAACCAAAGCAGACCCGGGGCAAATTCCAGCGTTTCTGAAGCAGGCAAAATCGGGGGGTATAGACCTGGTGATCATTGATACGGCCCCCCATTCCGACCAGGCCGCGGCCATCGCGGCCCAGCTTGCCGACTTGATTCTTATCCCGTGCAGGCCCGCCCGCTTCGATCTGGAAGCCATAGCGTCAACGATACAAATCGCCAAGTTGGCAAAGAAGTCTGCCGCGGTGGTCATCAACGCCGCGCCGCGTGGAAGGTTAGCGGAAGAAGCCAGGGCAGCCTTAGTGCAGCAGGGGATTACCGTTGTCGAACCTGTTTTGCATCAGAGGGTAGCATATAGTCACGCGGTCATCGATGGCCGCAGCGTTCATGAATACGAACCAGGAGGCAAAGCTGCCGGCGAAATCGACGAGCTGTATAACTATATAACCAGGTTACTTGGTAATATGAAAAGAAGGGGTAGGGCAGCATGA